A single window of Nitrospinota bacterium DNA harbors:
- a CDS encoding MFS transporter, with translation MNFSANGEGANFQNSVKVFSVPVIVASLGYFVDIYDLILFSIVRVPSLKELGLDGKDLLNEGVFLLNMQMGGMLTGGLIWGVMGDKRGRLTVLFGSIFLYSLANLANGFVHSLEGYAAWRFIAGVGLAGELGAGVTLVLETLPKETRGYGTMVIASVGVAGAVLANFVAKNFDWRAAFFIGAGLGMALLVLRVSVYESGMFRAMEASGARRGDFFSLFTSKDRFWRYMNSILIGLPLWFAVGVLITFAPEFAKAMNIAGDVSAGNAVMYCYIGLIFGDFASGFLSQYIGSRKKVVLAFQLLAMVIIGYYLSMNGQSASHFYTVCVVLGFAIGYWAVFITVAAEQFGSNLRATVASTVPNFIRGTVIPITFSFKLLKDIVGITGAAAIVGCVCVALSLAALWRLEETYHKDLNFIEID, from the coding sequence ATGAATTTTTCCGCAAACGGCGAAGGGGCAAACTTCCAAAACTCCGTCAAAGTGTTCAGCGTGCCGGTCATCGTGGCCTCCCTCGGCTATTTCGTGGACATATACGACCTGATCCTGTTCAGCATCGTCCGGGTGCCGAGCCTGAAAGAGCTGGGGCTGGACGGGAAGGACCTGCTTAACGAAGGTGTGTTCCTGCTGAATATGCAGATGGGCGGGATGCTCACAGGCGGATTGATCTGGGGTGTGATGGGGGATAAAAGAGGGCGGCTGACCGTCCTTTTCGGCTCCATATTCCTGTATTCGCTGGCCAACCTGGCCAACGGTTTTGTGCATTCGTTGGAAGGCTACGCCGCCTGGCGGTTTATCGCCGGGGTGGGGCTGGCCGGGGAGCTGGGCGCGGGGGTGACGCTGGTGCTCGAGACTCTCCCCAAAGAGACGCGGGGCTACGGCACAATGGTGATAGCCTCGGTGGGTGTGGCTGGGGCGGTGCTGGCCAACTTTGTGGCGAAAAATTTCGACTGGCGCGCCGCGTTCTTCATCGGCGCCGGGCTTGGCATGGCGTTGCTGGTGTTGAGGGTTAGCGTGTACGAATCAGGCATGTTCCGCGCCATGGAGGCCTCCGGCGCCCGCAGGGGGGACTTTTTCAGCCTGTTCACATCGAAGGACCGTTTCTGGCGGTATATGAATTCCATCCTGATCGGCCTGCCGCTATGGTTTGCCGTCGGTGTGCTGATAACATTCGCCCCGGAATTCGCCAAGGCGATGAATATCGCCGGGGACGTGAGCGCCGGGAACGCCGTGATGTACTGTTATATCGGCCTTATATTCGGCGATTTCGCCAGCGGATTCTTGAGCCAGTACATCGGCAGCAGGAAAAAAGTGGTGCTGGCCTTCCAGCTTCTGGCCATGGTGATCATCGGATATTACCTTTCGATGAACGGCCAGTCCGCCAGCCACTTCTATACCGTATGCGTGGTCCTGGGATTCGCCATAGGGTACTGGGCGGTTTTCATCACGGTGGCGGCGGAGCAGTTCGGGTCCAACCTGCGGGCCACGGTGGCCTCCACCGTCCCGAATTTCATCCGTGGGACGGTGATTCCCATCACGTTCTCCTTCAAACTGCTCAAAGACATCGTGGGGATAACCGGGGCGGCCGCCATTGTGGGATGTGTGTGCGTGGCCTTGTCGCTGGCAGCCTTGTGGAGGCTGGAAGAGACTTACCACAAAGACCTGAACTTCATAGAGATCGATTAA
- the dprA gene encoding DNA-protecting protein DprA, translating into MTDDERLYRIALNAVPFIGPMIYHRLVAAFGSAGDVFRAQPDSLKGVEGVYENLARKIVQANPLKTAAREVELAQKTGVTIVLLGEECYPVPLRNAYSPPPVLYIKGKWEEADTVSIAVVGTRRPTAYGKLMAERLVEGLTKAGLTVVSGLARGVDAIAHRAAIAAGGRTVAALGCGVNIIYPPEHRELQESICGHGAVVSQFPFAAAPDKMNFPMRNRIISGLSLGTLVIEAAEKSGALITAYAAIDDNRDVFALPGPVNSQNSAGTNKLIKRGHAKLVQGVEDILDELPDYVRSAMASRQASLPLETEEKIEGEELMVIEAMGPEALHIDIISQMCGLPSNMVSAILLTLELKGKVKQMPGKLFIAG; encoded by the coding sequence ATGACCGATGACGAGCGCCTTTACCGGATAGCCCTTAACGCCGTGCCTTTCATCGGGCCGATGATATATCACAGGCTTGTGGCGGCGTTCGGATCCGCCGGGGATGTGTTCCGCGCCCAACCTGATTCTTTGAAGGGGGTTGAAGGGGTCTACGAGAATCTGGCCCGCAAGATAGTCCAGGCAAATCCTTTGAAGACCGCCGCAAGGGAGGTGGAACTCGCCCAGAAAACCGGAGTCACCATAGTTTTGCTCGGCGAGGAGTGTTATCCCGTCCCGCTAAGGAACGCCTATTCGCCCCCTCCCGTTCTATATATAAAGGGGAAATGGGAGGAGGCGGACACCGTGTCCATCGCGGTGGTGGGCACAAGGCGCCCCACGGCCTATGGCAAGCTGATGGCCGAGCGGCTGGTGGAAGGATTGACGAAGGCCGGGCTGACGGTGGTGTCCGGCCTGGCGCGGGGGGTGGACGCCATAGCGCACCGCGCCGCCATCGCGGCGGGTGGGAGGACTGTGGCCGCCCTCGGCTGCGGCGTGAACATCATCTATCCGCCGGAGCACAGGGAGCTGCAGGAATCCATTTGCGGCCACGGCGCCGTGGTCAGCCAGTTCCCTTTCGCCGCCGCGCCGGACAAAATGAATTTCCCGATGCGAAACAGGATCATATCCGGCCTTTCGCTGGGGACGCTTGTGATAGAGGCGGCGGAAAAAAGCGGGGCGCTGATCACCGCCTACGCGGCAATTGACGACAACCGAGACGTGTTCGCGCTCCCCGGCCCGGTCAACTCCCAGAACAGCGCCGGGACCAACAAACTCATCAAGCGCGGCCACGCAAAGCTTGTGCAGGGAGTGGAGGACATCCTCGATGAACTGCCGGATTACGTCCGCTCGGCGATGGCAAGCCGCCAGGCGAGTCTGCCGCTTGAAACGGAGGAAAAAATCGAAGGGGAGGAGCTCATGGTGATTGAAGCGATGGGCCCGGAGGCGCTGCATATCGATATCATAAGCCAGATGTGCGGTTTGCCATCGAATATGGTATCTGCTATACTCCTGACCCTTGAACTCAAAGGCAAGGTAAAACAGATGCCCGGCAAGTTGTTCATAGCCGGTTAA